CTCGCCCCCCTGAAAAAGCGCGACAAGATCATTGTGATTTCGTCTTGTTATTCCGGCGGCTTCATCCCAGCCCTCAAGGACGAACGTACCTTGATCATGACCGCTTCGCGCGCCGACCGGGTGTCCTTCGGGTGCTCGGAAGAAGCCAACTTCACTTATTTCGGCGACGCGCTGTTCGCCCAGGCGCTGAACCAGACCGACGATCTGGAGCAAGCCTTCAAACTGGCCAGCGCCACCGTGGCCGAGCGTGAACTGGCCGACAACTTCGAGGCCTCCGAACCGCAAATCTGGGCCCCGAAAAGCGTTCTCGCCCACTGGCAATCGTTACGCAAACAGCAGGCACGAAAAGCACTGCAAAGTGTCTCTATCAGCAAGGATGAAAAGAGCAACTAAGCTGAACAGTATCAAGGGGGAATAATTATGTACTTGACGCCTCAGCATGTATTGCTTGCCGGAGCCACCGGTTTAACCGGTGAACATTTGCTTGACCGTCTACTCAACGAGCCAACGATTACACGCGTATTGGCCCCCTCACGCCGGCCACTGGCCGAGCACCCTCACCTGGAAAACCCGGTCGGCGACCCGGCGGTGTTTTTGCCGCAATTGAACGGTCGCGTCGATATCGCCTATTGCTGCCTGGGCACCACGATCAAGCAGGCCGGCTCCGAGGAAGCGTTTCGCGCGGTGGACCTGGACATGGTGGTGGCCTTCGCCAAACGTGCACGGGAAATGGGCGCGCGACACTTGATCGTGATCAGCGCCTTGGGCGCCGACCGCAGATCCTCGATTTTCTACAACCGGATCAAAGGCGAGATGGAACACGCATTGCGCGCGCAGAATTGGCCGCAACTGACCATTTGCCGGCCTTCGCTGTTGTTGGGTGATCGCGTCGAGCCGCGACTGGCCGAGCGGGTTGCCGGCCCATTGTCGAAATTGATTCCGGGCAAATACCACGGCATCGAAGCCTGCCAATTGGCCCGCGCCATGTGGCGCCTGGCGCTGGAAGAGCAGGATGGCGTACGGATTGTCGAGTCGGATGAGTTGCGCAAGCTCGGTAAATAACGCGCCGACCTGTGGCGAGGGAGCTTGCTCCCTCGCCACAAGCGCCGCGCTCGTTCCTACAATCCACCCGTCGCCTGAAAATTCACTCCCAACACCGTCAATAACGACAGCGGCAACAGCAACGTGTCGAGCAAGGCGCTGGCCGGCAGGTCAACACCCGGATAGCTCGGCGCTTCTGCACCGAATCGGTCCATGGCGCAGCACCCGCCGTTCATTGCATACAAATCCAGGCGCGTCCCCGAATACACCACCGGCGCTCCAGGCTTGGCGGCATCGAGCGTGCGCGCCGTGGCGCAGCCCGCCAATTGCAAAGCCAGCAGGATCATCAGCAACTTATTCATCGCTGCTCAAATGGTGTTCGCCCCAGCGCGGCAGCATGTCTTGCGGAATGTTCAGCAGATTGAGAATTCGCGCCACGACGAAGTCGATCAAGTCATCGATGGTCTGCGGCTGGTGATAGAAGCCCGGTGACGCCGGCAGAATGGTCACGCCCATGTTCGACAGCTTGAGCATGTTTTCCAGATGAATGCTCGAATACGGCGCCTCGCGCGGTACCAGAATCAGCTGGCGGCGCTCCTTCAAGGTGACGTCGGCGGCCCGTTCGATCAAGTTGTTGCAGGCCCCGGTCGCGATAGCCGACAAGGTTCCGGTGGAGCACGGCACCACCACCATCGCCGCTGGCGAGCCAGAGCCCGACGCCACCGGCGACATCCAGTCTTCCTTGCCATACACCCGAATCTGCCCGGCGGCGGCGCCGGTGTATTCCGTGAGGAAGGCTTGCATCATCTGCGGCTTGGACGGCAGCGAGACATCGGTCTCGGTGGCCATCACCAGTTGCGCAGCCTTGGAAATCAGGAAGTGCACCTCGCGGTCTTCACGCACCAAGCAGTCGAGCAGGCGCAAGCCATACTGGGCGCCCGAAGCGCCGGTCATTGCCAGCGTGATGCGTTCCGGACCGTTGTTCATTGCAGCGCCTCGGCCAGTTTGCCGTGCAGGCCACCGAAGCCGCCGTTGCTCATGATCACCACGTGCGTGCCGGGCTGGGCCTGGCTCTTCACGCGCTCGATGATGCCTTCCAGCGAATCGCTGACAATCGACGGCACCGTGCACAACGCGGCGGTGGCGCCCAGGTCCCAACCGAGGTTGGCCGGCGAATACCAGATCACCTGATCGGCATCGACCACACTTTCCGGCAAACCATCGCGGTGAGCGCCGAGCTTCATGGAGTTGGAGCGCGGCTCGATGATCGCGATCAACGGCGCGTCGCCAATGCGCTTGCGCAGACCGTCGAGGGTGGTGGCGATGGCGGTCGGGTGGTGAGCGAAGTCGTCGTAAATGGTGATGCCACGCACTTCCGCGACTTTTTCCATCCGCCGCTTCACGCTTTTGAACGCGCTCAATGCAGCGATGCCCATCGACGGTACTACGCCGACGTGACGCGCGGCGGCCAAGGTGGCCAAGGCGTTGGCGACGTTGTGCTGACCGGTCATGTCCCACTCGACTACGCCTTGGGCGACGCCTTCAAACATCACTTCGAACTTCGAGCCGTCTTCACTGAGCAGTTTGACCTGCCACTGACCGCCGGCACCGGTGGTTTGCACCGGGGTCCAGCAGCCCATGTCGATAACACGCTGCAAGGCCGGTTCGGTGGTCGGATGGATCACCAGGCCTTCGCTCGGGATAGTCCGCACCAAATGATGGAACTGACGCTCGATCGCCGGCAGATCGGGGAAGATGTCGGCGTGATCGAACTCAAGATTGTTCAGGATCGCCGTGCGCGGACGGTAGTGAACGAATTTCGAGCGCTTGTCGAAGAACGCGCTGTCGTATTCGTCGGCTTCGATCACGAAGAACGGCGTATCACCCAAACGTGCCGACACCGAGAAGTTCTGCGGAACACCGCCGATCAGGAAACCCGGGCTCATACCGGCATGTTCCAGGACCCAGGCGAGCATGCTGCTAGTGGTGGTTTTGCCGTGAGTGCCGGCAACCGCCAGCACCCAGCGACCTTGCAGTACGTGATCGGCCAGCCATTGCGGGCCGGAGACGTATGGCAGGCCTTTGTTCAACACATATTCGACGGCCGGGTTGCCGCGGGACATGGCGTTGCCGATCACCACCAGGTCCGGGGCCGGATCGAGCTGCGCCGGGTCGTAACCTTGGGTCAACTCAATGCCCTGGGCTTGCAGCTGAGTGCTCATTGGCGGATAGACGTTGGCATCGGAGCCCGTCACGTGATGGCCCAGCTCTTTGGCCAGAACCGCCATCGAACCCATGAAAGTGCCGCAGATACCAAGAATATGAATGTGCATAGTCGACCTCGTAAAACATGGCCGCAGGTTAGCGTAGGGAGGGGAAAATCGCACTCTTTAGCTGTAACCACGCTCGTTCCCACGCTCTGCGTGGGAATGCAGCAAGGGACGCTCTGCGTCCCAAAAGCGGACGCAGAGCGTCCGGGGAGGCATTCCCACGCAGAGCGTGGGAACGATCAGTCACAACCTAGCGGGCGATACCGTGTTTGCGCAACTTTCTGTAGAGGGTATTGCGACTGACACCCAGTTGTTCGGCGGTGTGCGTCATGTGCCAGCGCTGCTGCTCCAACACCGTCAGCAACGCCAACCGCTCGGCATCGTCCAGCGGATACTCGGACGGCTCTTCAACTGCCGATGCCGTCAGCGGTCGGGCCTGGCGAATCATTGCCGGCAAATCCTCCAGCCCGATCCGACCGCCGTCACACAGCGCCGCCAGGGTTCGCAGCACATTGCGCAACTGCCGAACATTCCCCGGCCAGGAAAAATCCAGCAAGGCCTGCCGCGCCGGCCCGTTGATCAATACCGTCTCCCCGCCCGCCTCTTCGGCCAGCAAAAAGTCGAGCAACTGTGATTTGTCAGCGCGCTCACGCAGCGCCGGCAATGCGATCTCCAGCCCATTGAGCCGGTAATACAAATCCTCGCGAAAACTGCCGTCCTGCACCCGCTCAAGCAGATTGCGGTGGGTGGCGCTGATGATCCGCACATTGACCGATTCCGGCTCACCGCCAATCGGCACCACCTGCCGGTCTTCCAGCACCCTTAATAGCCGGGTTTGCATGCTCAGCGGCATGTCACCGATTTCATCGAGGAACAACGTCCCGCCATCGGCCTGCTGCAACTTGCCGCGCATGCCTTCCTTGCGGGCACCGGTGAAGCTACCGCCGCGATAGCCGAACAGCTCGCTTTCGATCAGGCTTTCGGGAATCGCCGCGCAATTGAGAGCAACGAAAGATTTTGCTGCCCGTTGACTGGCCTGATGCACGGCTTTGGCGAAGGCTTCCTTGCCGGAACCGGTTTCGCCGTTGATCAGCAACGGCACGTCCCGCTCAAATACCCGCAAGGCCTTGCGGAAATCCTCCTGCAACGCAGCATCACCCAGGCAAATGCCCGACAAGCGCGGACGCTCGGCAACCCTCGGGCTTTGCACCACCGGCACCGGAACGCTGCGCGGCTGCCCGCGCAAGACAGCAAACAGCTGCCGCCCGTCACGGGTGCGCAACGGCCAACTGGCGCTGGCACCTGGGCTCGCGCGGCCGAGCAATTCATCCAGCGAACAGTCGAAAAACGCCTCCACCGGTTTACCCAACAGCCCGCCACGAATATGCCCCAGCAAATTCAGCGCACTCTGGTTCACCGCACAGATCCGCCCTTCCCCGTCAAACGCCAGCAACCCTTCGCTGAACAGCCCGACGGATTCGGCCTGCAAGTGAAAACGCAGCAGCCATTGATTGTCGAAATAACGCAGGAAATAGCAGCTCTCGATCATCTTCGCCGACAGATTGACCAGTGCCATGGTGTGGAACTGGCTCTGACGCGAAACCTCGTGGCGCGCCGAAGACACGTCGAGCACCGCCAGCAGCTCGCCGTGCGGATCGAACACCGGGCTCGCCGAGCAGGTCAGGCCGGTGTGACGGCCACGAAAATGTTCGTCTTGATGGATGGTCAGGGACTGACGCTCCACCAGGCAGGTGCCGATGCCATTGGTGCCTTCGCAGGCTTCGCTCCAGTCGGCGCCCAGCCAAAGACCGGCGCGCTCGAAAATCTTCCGTTCGGTGGGCGCAGTGACGCAGTTGAGGATTACCCCGCGGGCGTCGGTCAGCAGCACCGCGTGACCGGCGCCGGAAAGTTGCTGATGGAGACTGGTCATTTCGTTGCCGGCGATCTGCAGCACTTGCTGCAAACGTTCGCGGCTTTCCAGCACGCGGCCATGTTCCAGCACCGTCGGCGCCATGGTCAGGGCCGGGTCGAGGTGATAGTCCTCAAGACAACGCAGCCAGGAACGGGCAATGGACGGATCGCTGCCGGGACCGTGAAGGTGGGATTTACCCTGGGTCACGGTCAACACTTGCTGGGCATGGCGACTCAAATGGTTGTCGTGCATTTCTTATTATTCTCCCCGATAGCTGTGCTGCCCCATTAAGAGGCTGGCACACACCTTGTGGCGAGGGAGCTTGCTCCCGCTCGAGTGCGAAGCGCTCGCCAAAAAATCATGACCGGCAGACATTTTTGGGGCCGCTTCGCAGCCCAGCGGGACGGTGCGGCGTTCCGACGAGCTCCCTCGCCACACAAGCCCCTCACAAACAAACCTCGCCACAGAGGATTACCTGTGTGGCAATTTGAGGCCCAGCATCCTCCAGCCATCGACGCATTGCAATGCTGGCAAGACCCGCCAGTCACAGCCTGCGCCATAAACGGTACAAAGTGTCACAGGGGCTGTACCGCAAGCGTCACAAACGCCGCCCATCCACCCCACAAAAAACACACAAGACCTTGATTTACCTGACTTGCAAGGCACTGGCCCGACCTTTGCTCTACGCTTGTACGGCGCTTTAGCGCGTCCTCCCTTATAAGCACAAAAGCCAAGGAGAAACCATCATGCGTTACGCTCACCCCGGTACTGAAGGCGCTATCGTTTCGTTCAAGAGCCAATACGGTAACTACATCGGCGGCGAGTTCGTCGCGCCGGTCAAAGGTCAGTACTTCACCAATACCTCACCGGTCAACGGCCAACCTATTGCCCAATTCCCGCGTTCCACAGCCGAAGACATCGAAAAGGCCCTGGACGCTGCCCATGCCGCCGCCGATGCCTGGGGCGCCACGTCCGCCCAGGCACGCTCGCTGGTGCTGCTGAAAATCGCCGATCGCATCGAACAGAACCTGGAAGTGCTGGCGATCACCGAATCCTGGGACAACGGCAAGGCCGTTCGCGAAACCCTCAACGCCGACATCCCGCTGGCCGCCGACCATTTCCGCTACTTCGCCGGTTGCATCCGCGCTCAGGAAGGCAGCGCCGCCGAGATCGACGGCAACACCGTGGCCTATCACATCCATGAACCGCTGGGCGTGGTCGGGCAGATCATTCCGTGGAACTTCCCGATTCTGATGGCCGCCTGGAAACTCGCCCCGGCCCTGGCCGCCGGTAACTGCGTGGTCCTTAAACCGGCCGAGCAAACTCCGCTGGGCATTACCGTGCTGATGGAGCTGATTGGCGACCTGCTGCCGCCTGGCGTACTCAACGTGGTGCAAGGCTTCGGCAAAGAAGCCGGGGAAGCCCTGGCCACCAGCAAACGCATCGCCAAGATTGCCTTCACCGGCTCGACCCCGGTCGGCTCGCACATCATGAAATGCGCCGCCGAAAACATCATTCCGTCCACCGTGGAGCTGGGTGGCAAGTCGCCGAACATCTTCTTCGCCGACATCATGCAAGCCGAACCGACTTTCATCGAGAAAGCCGCCGAAGGCCTGGTGCTGGCATTCTTCAACCAGGGCGAAGTCTGCACCTGCCCGTCCCGCGCCTTGGTGCAAG
The window above is part of the Pseudomonas sp. B21-048 genome. Proteins encoded here:
- a CDS encoding oxidoreductase, yielding MYLTPQHVLLAGATGLTGEHLLDRLLNEPTITRVLAPSRRPLAEHPHLENPVGDPAVFLPQLNGRVDIAYCCLGTTIKQAGSEEAFRAVDLDMVVAFAKRAREMGARHLIVISALGADRRSSIFYNRIKGEMEHALRAQNWPQLTICRPSLLLGDRVEPRLAERVAGPLSKLIPGKYHGIEACQLARAMWRLALEEQDGVRIVESDELRKLGK
- a CDS encoding YceK/YidQ family lipoprotein translates to MNKLLMILLALQLAGCATARTLDAAKPGAPVVYSGTRLDLYAMNGGCCAMDRFGAEAPSYPGVDLPASALLDTLLLPLSLLTVLGVNFQATGGL
- the ubiX gene encoding flavin prenyltransferase UbiX, translated to MNNGPERITLAMTGASGAQYGLRLLDCLVREDREVHFLISKAAQLVMATETDVSLPSKPQMMQAFLTEYTGAAAGQIRVYGKEDWMSPVASGSGSPAAMVVVPCSTGTLSAIATGACNNLIERAADVTLKERRQLILVPREAPYSSIHLENMLKLSNMGVTILPASPGFYHQPQTIDDLIDFVVARILNLLNIPQDMLPRWGEHHLSSDE
- the mpl gene encoding UDP-N-acetylmuramate:L-alanyl-gamma-D-glutamyl-meso-diaminopimelate ligase, with the translated sequence MHIHILGICGTFMGSMAVLAKELGHHVTGSDANVYPPMSTQLQAQGIELTQGYDPAQLDPAPDLVVIGNAMSRGNPAVEYVLNKGLPYVSGPQWLADHVLQGRWVLAVAGTHGKTTTSSMLAWVLEHAGMSPGFLIGGVPQNFSVSARLGDTPFFVIEADEYDSAFFDKRSKFVHYRPRTAILNNLEFDHADIFPDLPAIERQFHHLVRTIPSEGLVIHPTTEPALQRVIDMGCWTPVQTTGAGGQWQVKLLSEDGSKFEVMFEGVAQGVVEWDMTGQHNVANALATLAAARHVGVVPSMGIAALSAFKSVKRRMEKVAEVRGITIYDDFAHHPTAIATTLDGLRKRIGDAPLIAIIEPRSNSMKLGAHRDGLPESVVDADQVIWYSPANLGWDLGATAALCTVPSIVSDSLEGIIERVKSQAQPGTHVVIMSNGGFGGLHGKLAEALQ
- a CDS encoding sigma-54-dependent Fis family transcriptional regulator is translated as MHDNHLSRHAQQVLTVTQGKSHLHGPGSDPSIARSWLRCLEDYHLDPALTMAPTVLEHGRVLESRERLQQVLQIAGNEMTSLHQQLSGAGHAVLLTDARGVILNCVTAPTERKIFERAGLWLGADWSEACEGTNGIGTCLVERQSLTIHQDEHFRGRHTGLTCSASPVFDPHGELLAVLDVSSARHEVSRQSQFHTMALVNLSAKMIESCYFLRYFDNQWLLRFHLQAESVGLFSEGLLAFDGEGRICAVNQSALNLLGHIRGGLLGKPVEAFFDCSLDELLGRASPGASASWPLRTRDGRQLFAVLRGQPRSVPVPVVQSPRVAERPRLSGICLGDAALQEDFRKALRVFERDVPLLINGETGSGKEAFAKAVHQASQRAAKSFVALNCAAIPESLIESELFGYRGGSFTGARKEGMRGKLQQADGGTLFLDEIGDMPLSMQTRLLRVLEDRQVVPIGGEPESVNVRIISATHRNLLERVQDGSFREDLYYRLNGLEIALPALRERADKSQLLDFLLAEEAGGETVLINGPARQALLDFSWPGNVRQLRNVLRTLAALCDGGRIGLEDLPAMIRQARPLTASAVEEPSEYPLDDAERLALLTVLEQQRWHMTHTAEQLGVSRNTLYRKLRKHGIAR
- a CDS encoding aldehyde dehydrogenase family protein; the encoded protein is MRYAHPGTEGAIVSFKSQYGNYIGGEFVAPVKGQYFTNTSPVNGQPIAQFPRSTAEDIEKALDAAHAAADAWGATSAQARSLVLLKIADRIEQNLEVLAITESWDNGKAVRETLNADIPLAADHFRYFAGCIRAQEGSAAEIDGNTVAYHIHEPLGVVGQIIPWNFPILMAAWKLAPALAAGNCVVLKPAEQTPLGITVLMELIGDLLPPGVLNVVQGFGKEAGEALATSKRIAKIAFTGSTPVGSHIMKCAAENIIPSTVELGGKSPNIFFADIMQAEPTFIEKAAEGLVLAFFNQGEVCTCPSRALVQESIYDEFMKVVMNKVLQIKRGDPLDTDTMVGAQASEQQFDKILSYLDIAKGEGAELLTGGKVEKLEGSLATGYYIQPTLLKGTNKMRVFQEEIFGPVVSITTFKDEAEALAIANDTEFGLGAGLWTRDINRAYRVGRAIKAGRVWTNCYHLYPAHAAFGGYKKSGVGRETHKMMLDHYQQTKNLLVSYDINPLGFF